In Apteryx mantelli isolate bAptMan1 chromosome 33, bAptMan1.hap1, whole genome shotgun sequence, the DNA window CGTGCGGGCGGATAGAGACCTCCCaacctggctccggctgccctggtgttggcccaGTTGCTGGGCTCTTCCTGGGAAACGTCCGGCTtagcagtgggtttttttggggggttttcacAGCTGGCAtggagctgggggagggcagCGTCTTGTTCGCCATCAAACTCTCACCCTCAGTCTCCGGATGAGCGCAGATTTTGGGGCAGGGAGCGTCTCCGCTCTTGCTTAATGGGTGCGCTTGGACTCCTCTGCGTTTCCATAGCACAGAGAGGCGCTGTAAAAGCAGCGGCTGCTCCCGGTCTCCGGGTGAAGGGACGAAAGTTTGCAGGAACGCGCTGCAGCAGGGGGTGGTTCCAATCAAACCGAGCCCCGGAGGCGAAACCGAGACCTGGCAGAGGGGTTTGAAGTGCGCGGAGGAGATAAGGATGACCTGCCAGACGCAGATAGGAAGTGTGAAGGTCCAGGATTTCAGCTAACTCATTTCAGGGAAGCTTTTCTCTTTAATGTGGTGCCTTGTTAATGCGAGGGACTCTCTGCCCCGAGGCTGTAGCAGGACTCCGGAAAGCCTTTGCCGTTGTGAAAATCCCCTGTTTGTGCAAAGTGAAAAAAGTAAGGGAGCATCTTTCCACGGCCTGCTGCAGAGCGGCGGTGACAAGGGAAACAGGAACTTCCCTGCCGGCAGATTGACCCTGGGTTCATAGGTCCCTGGATCTGGTCGCCAAACTTGGGGAATGAAGGGTTTGGGGCTGGCCTCCCTGCTGGCTCCGGATCCCCTTCCCAGGGGATGCCTTCCCAAGCTGCGTGCGTGTGGCAGGGCCAGCACTCGGTGTGTCTCCCGGTGGGCTGTGTGGCACAGAGTGACATCTGTCCTGTGCGTCTCCGCTGCCCAGGGGATGAGAAGGAGTGACAGTCCGTGAtggcggagagcagcagcttgGAGCATCCCGGCCTGGATAAGGCAGCCGGCGAGGAGTTCCTGCAGGAAGCCTTCCAGATCCTCCTGGAAGAAGCCGTCAGGAAGGGTATGGATGCCACAGAGAAGGTGAGCTAGCCCCGGAGCAGCAGAGCGGGGAGGGGACCAGGGTGGGGACGGCGCAGGGGCTCCCACCGGATCGGCAGGCAGCCAGATCTCACAGCGACATTTGCGCCTGTCCCTGCCCTTCGCTCCTGCCGCGGGCAGCCCCAATCTGGAGGGGGCCAGGTGGCAGGGTGGGGATGGCCGCGGGTGACAGGAGGCAGCCAGCCCTTGGGGACCCTGCTGTCCCCCCTCGCCAGCCAAAAGCAGGGTCAAGCAGCCCCTGCCCAAGGGCCAGGCTGCAAGCCAGCCTGGGCGCTCGGATCCGGCCTCCTTCGACTGCCCCTCGAGTGGTGACTCCTGCCCGGCTAGCGGCACCTTGCTCGGCAGAGCGGGATACGTGATCCCGGCCCAGAGCAGAGCTCCTGGGGCCTGAACCCCATCCCTGCAGGTCTGCGACTGGAGGgagccccaggagctgcaggagctgttgGACCTGGAGCTGAGGAGCCACGGGGAGCCGCGGCAGAGAGTGCTGGAGCGCTGCCGAGACGTCATCCGATACAGCGTGAAAACCTGTGAGTGTGGAGGCGCAGCAGCCGCCCGCGGGGTGAGCGCGGCTCGCTCTCGGCTCATCCCATCCGGCAGCCGCCTGCGAGGCCGGCTCCCCACCCAGCGGTTCAACGTCCTCCGGGTCACGGGTCCAGCGTGCCCTGCTCACAGCTTGGCCGCGCACCCCGCTGCGCACGTGGGTCTGGATGCGGCCCAGCTCGCGGCTCTGCCGTGTGCTCGGGTCCGGACATGGCCCTGCTCGCGGCTCCACCGCGCACCCTGCCGTGCGCGCAGGTCCCGACGCGGCCCAGCTCACGCGCGTCACGGTTGCCCCCTCGTGGCTGTGGCCCAAGGACCTGAGTCCCTTGCGGGGTGGTGGTGACAGGGGTACGCTGATGGGTCCCGTGAGGCCGGAGCCGAGGTTCCTGACCTCCCTGGGATGTCTCCGAGGCGAGCTGCCCTCGCCTGCCTGCCGCTGAGGCCTCTCCCCGTCTCGCCCTCTCCCAGGTCACCCTCGCTTCTTTAACCAGCTGTTTTCCGGCCTGGACCATCACGCCCTGGTGGGACGCATGATCACGGAGGCCCTCAACACCAGCCAGTACGTTCTTGTGCCTGGGAGGGCACCGTAACTGCACACAGGGATCTTGTTGGATGCCATAAGCAGGGGGAGTTTTGGGAGTCTCATTTCCACGTGAAGGTTTTGGGGAGCCCGAAGGGGAATGGGGGAGGCCGGCAGTGCGTCCAACCCCACGTGAGCAGAGCCGGGTTGCGTGTCTTCCAGGTACACCTACGAGATCGCCCCGGTGTTCGTGCTCATGGAGGAGGTGGTGCTGGCGAAGCTGCGGGAGCTGGTCGGCTGGAGCAGCGGGGACGGGATCTTCTCTCCGGGTGCGTCAGGCTGGTCGGTGCGGGTTGGGTTAAACCCTTTCCATTCCTGGGTGCCAGGCCCCGAACCGGCCCCCACCCAGCACGGCAGGAATCGCTGTGAGCTTGGTCCCAGCCCCAGCGGTGGCTTGGCCGTGTCTCCAGACTGTCCCTCTGCTCCCAGACAGCTGTGACCTCCGTGGTTTTGTCCCCTCGTAGGTGGCTCCATCTCCAACATGTACGCCATGAACGTGGCCCGGTATCGCCGCTTCCCGGACAGCAAGCGGAAGGGCAGCTGGGCTCTGCCGCGCCTGGCGCTGTTCACCTCGCAGGAGGTATGGACCTGGAGCTGAGGAGAAGGTAGCTCCTCTCCAGCAGATCTCGGGGCGCCCCTCACACTGCCTGGATGGAGCTGGGACATGcgtggggacaggaggggacggGGGGGTTGGGAGAGGCTGGATGGGTTTGGGAGCGATCCTCGGTCTGATCCCCATCTACTCCCCTCTCAGAGCCACTACTCCATCCAGAAGGGAGCCGCGTTCCTGGGCATCGGCACTGACAACATCTACCTGGTTGGCGTTGACGAGAGGTGAGAACATCCAGGCCAGTCCGAGATGGAGTCCGGTAGATTCCGGCTCCACTGGTTGACCAAATCCCCCCCTTGTAATTTTTGCTCAATGTCCATCAGGGGGAAGATGATCCCtgaggagctggagaaggagaTCGAGAGGGCGAAAGCCGAGGTGAaactggggggagaggggaacacCCGTGCGGTGCTgggccagggtgctggggcagagcCGTGCACGACGGGTGTCCCTCACCGCTGTCCCCTGCCCGTTCAGGGCGCCGTGCCTTTCTTTGTCAGTGCCACCTGCGGCACCACGGTCCTGGGCGCCTTCGACCCGCTGGGGAGCATAGCAGACGTGTGCCAACGCCACGGCATCTGGTTCCACGTGGATGTGAgtgactttgggggggggggatttggggccaCGTGGGTGTCCCGTTGGGTCCCCCCGGGCCGGCGCACGAGCCCGACCTTCCCCAGGGTGTCTCTGGGAATGGCGGCTGCTCTGACACCTCTCTCCCTGCCTCGCAGGCTGCTTGGGGCGGCAGCGCCCTGCTCTCCAGGAAACACCGGCACCTCCTGACCGGCATCGAGAGGTGAGTACCTCTGAGGCTGGGGTCTAGCTCTGCGCTAGGCCACAAAATGGGCTCAGAACTCGCCTTTTAAGGACTGGCAGAGCCAGTGCAGAGACGCCATCTCTCCCTGCGTCCCGCTTGGCCGTAGCCCTGAGCAAGTTGCTGCCGGGACGAAGGCAACAGCGGTGGGAAGGGCTGTGCTCAACCCCCAGCGGCGATCGCTGCTCTGGGCAGCACCCGCCAGGCTCTCAGCTGCCCTCGCCGGGCTCAGGGCTTGCAGCCACCCCCTGACCTGCTTTGTCCCTCTCCCACAGGGCGGACTCGGTGGCCTGGAACCCCCACAAGATGCTGATGGTGGGTTTGCAGTGCTCAGCCTTCCTGCTCCGAGACAGCTCCGTAGGTCCCTCGTCTCCTCTGGGCGTTAGCGGGAGGCCTGTCCGGCCCGG includes these proteins:
- the CSAD gene encoding cysteine sulfinic acid decarboxylase, yielding MAESSSLEHPGLDKAAGEEFLQEAFQILLEEAVRKGMDATEKVCDWREPQELQELLDLELRSHGEPRQRVLERCRDVIRYSVKTCHPRFFNQLFSGLDHHALVGRMITEALNTSQYTYEIAPVFVLMEEVVLAKLRELVGWSSGDGIFSPGGSISNMYAMNVARYRRFPDSKRKGSWALPRLALFTSQESHYSIQKGAAFLGIGTDNIYLVGVDERGKMIPEELEKEIERAKAEGAVPFFVSATCGTTVLGAFDPLGSIADVCQRHGIWFHVDAAWGGSALLSRKHRHLLTGIERADSVAWNPHKMLMVGLQCSAFLLRDSSGLLQRCHGASATYLFQPDKFYDVSYDTGDKTVQCGRRVDCLKLWLLWKAVGTEGLERRVDRAFSFTRYLAEEVKRREGFQLVLEPEFINLCFWFVPPSLRGKEGSADYWSRLGKVTPVIKERMMKTGSMMVSYQPHGAKVNFFRQIVTNPAVTRADLDFFLDEIERLGRDL